The genomic interval CCAGAAGCCGCAACACCTCCTCCAACCAGGCCACCCCCTCGTACCACCAGTGGCCGAAGAGCTCCGCGTCGTAGGGGGCCAGGATCACCCCATCCGGGTGCCCCCGCGACAACCCCTCCACCAGGTCCACGAAGTGGGCAGCATGCTCCTTCACCTTGAGAAAGGCCGCCTCGGGATCGTAGGGCGCTTTGGCGGAGAGGTCTGCCTGGCGGTGGGTGACCCGCCAGTGGTGGAGGCCGGAGATGGGGTCCTTGCGGTGGAACTCCCGGTAAAGCCCCTCCCCCGGGTAGCCGTAGTCGGCGCTCCAGACCTGCAAGGAGGTCTCCAGGTTGCGGGCCAAAACCCTAAGGCCCGACTCCAGCTCGTGGACGTAGTAGGTGGCCTCGGCGCTTTCCACCGGGCCCAAGGAGGCCTCCCCGTAAGGGGAAAGGGGCCTCCCCCCCTGGACCAGGTGGGCGTCCACAAAGGTGTAGCGGATCCCCGCCCGCATGAGGAGCTCATCCACCCCCGGCCTGACCCCCTCCGGCGCCCCTTCCACAGGGGGTTTCCAGGGGCCTTTAGGCCGGTAGGCCATCTCGGGAAGCCAGTAGCCCGTGGGATCCTTGGCGAAGTGGCGGCGGTAGGTGGCCACCCCGGTTTTGATCTGGGCCCAAAGGGCCTCGTCGTACCCCAGAAGGGGGGAGTACCCGTGGGTGGCGCTGGAGGTGAGAAGCTCCACCTGGCCCCGGTCCTGGGCCTTGCGGAAGGCGGAAAGGAGGTCCCCCTTCAGGTGGTGAAGGTGATCCAGGGTGAGCTCCCAGAAGGCCACCTGGTGGCGGGCGCTGGCCTCGAGGTCCGTCCCCTGGTAGCGGAGATAATCCCCCTGGGCCCGCTCCAGCCGGTCCCTGGCATACGCCCAAAAGCCTTCCCTCACCTTGGGATCGGCCAACTGCTCCGCCAGGATGGGGGTGATCCCTAAGGTAAACCGGGCCTCCACCCCTTCGGCATGGAGCCGTTCCAAGAGCCTTAAAAGGGGCAGATAGGTTTCCGCTATGGCCTCGTAGAGGGTCTCCTCCCCAAAGGGCCACATCCCATGGGAACGCACATAGGGGAGGTGGGCGTGGAGGACCAGGGCAAAGCGCGCCATGGGTTTAGCGTACCACGGTGCCCTCCCCGGCCAGGGCCCGCCTTATGGGGTCTTCCACCCGGGCATCGGCGAAGACCACCCGCTTCACTCCCCCCTTCACCGCCTCCACCGCCCCCATCACCTTCCGCTTCATCCGCCCTTGGGCCAGGGCCAGGTACTGGGGGTCTTCCACCCTATCCACGGGGATTTCCCGCACCAGGCTGGCCTCGTCGGGGTAGCGGGCCAGAAGGCCGGGCACGTTGGAAAGGTAGACCAGGGCCTCCGCCTGGTAGGCGGTGGCGAGAAGGGCCGCCACCTGGTCCCCATCGGTGTTGATGGCCTCCCCCTCGTAGCTGATGGCGGGAGGGGTGATGACCGGCAGGTACCCCGCCCCAAGGAGAAGGTCCAACAGGGACCGGTTCACCCGCTCCACGGTGCCCGTGTAGTCCCCGCGGTGGATCTTGATCTTGCCGTCTTCCACGTACTTCACCGCGGTCTTCCGCCGGCCTTGGAGAAGCCTCCCATCCAGCCCGGAAAGCCCCAGGGCGTTGGCCCCCTCCCGCTGC from Thermus neutrinimicus carries:
- a CDS encoding 1,4-alpha-glucan branching protein, whose protein sequence is MARFALVLHAHLPYVRSHGMWPFGEETLYEAIAETYLPLLRLLERLHAEGVEARFTLGITPILAEQLADPKVREGFWAYARDRLERAQGDYLRYQGTDLEASARHQVAFWELTLDHLHHLKGDLLSAFRKAQDRGQVELLTSSATHGYSPLLGYDEALWAQIKTGVATYRRHFAKDPTGYWLPEMAYRPKGPWKPPVEGAPEGVRPGVDELLMRAGIRYTFVDAHLVQGGRPLSPYGEASLGPVESAEATYYVHELESGLRVLARNLETSLQVWSADYGYPGEGLYREFHRKDPISGLHHWRVTHRQADLSAKAPYDPEAAFLKVKEHAAHFVDLVEGLSRGHPDGVILAPYDAELFGHWWYEGVAWLEEVLRLLARRRGVQAVTAKEAVQGKAVRSALPEGSWGRGGDHRVWLNEATLDYWRTVYRAEGALREAVRQGSLPPRVLQQAMRELLLLEASDWPFLIDTAQAAEYAKERYQGHAEAFFRLLRGASLEELKALEERDNPFPEADPRLYLEPSAAFHGGVG
- a CDS encoding [LysW]-aminoadipate kinase, coding for MIVVKVGGAEGINYEAVARDAASLWKEGVRLLLVHGGSAETNKVAEALGHPPRFLTHPGGQVSRLTDRRTLEIFEMVYCGLVNKRLVELLQREGANALGLSGLDGRLLQGRRKTAVKYVEDGKIKIHRGDYTGTVERVNRSLLDLLLGAGYLPVITPPAISYEGEAINTDGDQVAALLATAYQAEALVYLSNVPGLLARYPDEASLVREIPVDRVEDPQYLALAQGRMKRKVMGAVEAVKGGVKRVVFADARVEDPIRRALAGEGTVVR